A single Nostoc sp. PCC 7107 DNA region contains:
- a CDS encoding DUF928 domain-containing protein: MLKKNLLLITLGLTLIPDLFLGGIPSIAAPINNVAQLSIPRSTPRLFPRRRSLLRFKVPGIRGSRNLEAGAARGKCSPQDISGVLPPKPPKSAANQVPVELTVSDRPAFFVNVPQTSAQQAEFLLRDEAGEELLDKTLPLTASTGIMSYSLPGDFAGLEVGKKYQWRFSLLCDATSGDRSGDPIASGWIERVELPTSLADKLQQATPKQRLLIYAENGYWHDTLKALADLRAAYPNDLTVVRDWDDILRSVGLDTMSKQPLIPLNPTTASSQ; this comes from the coding sequence ATGCTCAAAAAAAACTTACTATTAATTACACTCGGTTTAACTCTCATTCCAGATTTGTTCCTAGGTGGAATCCCCAGCATCGCAGCACCTATTAATAATGTTGCTCAACTAAGCATTCCGCGTTCCACACCCAGACTATTTCCGCGTCGCCGTTCTCTATTAAGATTTAAAGTGCCAGGAATTCGTGGTTCTCGCAATCTAGAAGCAGGTGCAGCACGGGGAAAATGCAGTCCACAAGATATTAGTGGTGTTTTACCACCCAAACCTCCCAAGAGTGCAGCTAATCAAGTGCCTGTAGAATTAACAGTTAGCGATCGCCCGGCATTTTTTGTGAATGTTCCCCAAACCTCAGCCCAGCAAGCCGAATTTTTACTCAGGGATGAAGCTGGAGAAGAATTACTCGACAAAACTTTACCCTTAACAGCCAGCACCGGAATTATGAGCTATAGCTTACCAGGGGATTTTGCAGGATTAGAAGTGGGGAAGAAATATCAATGGCGCTTTTCTCTATTGTGTGATGCTACCAGTGGCGATCGCAGCGGTGATCCTATTGCTAGTGGCTGGATTGAACGAGTAGAACTACCGACATCTTTAGCAGACAAGTTACAACAAGCAACACCTAAACAGCGTTTACTCATCTATGCAGAAAATGGTTACTGGCATGACACCTTAAAAGCACTGGCTGATTTACGTGCTGCCTATCCCAATGATTTAACTGTAGTGCGTGATTGGGATGATATTTTGCGATCGGTAGGATTAGACACAATGTCTAAGCAGCCTTTAATTCCTCTCAATCCCACTACAGCTTCTAGTCAATAA
- a CDS encoding PhoX family phosphatase, translating into MKGRFHPKNDVTLNPSRNESIRDVIDRVSMSRRKFIMTAAGASALTVLGEVSIGGFLQTVEAAPIPRGTGFGGIGFKSVPPNLLNPATERLQKDLVTVPEGYTARVLIAWGDPIMPGAPTWLADASQDAAAQSMQFGMHADGMHYFPLSPGNVVARTVSSQARSLRSFLNQPINNGLLCVNHEYTHEEILHGSEGLNPISIAKVRKSQASHGVSVVEIFKNGNTWTYNRNSRFGRRITGNTEMRVSGPAAGSALLKSKKFDITPTGSIEIGTNDGYTAYGTLNNCANGYTPWGTYLTCEENWNGYFGHQDEPLASIPGIDSADIANGQRRYGVTRNGFGYRWHELDPRFNNRTNPLETHLFGWVVEIDPYDTNPATNKPVKRTALGRFKHESAQVVVDDNNRVAFYMGDDERNEYIYKFVCAQPLTPGNPAANRDLMDTGVLYVAKFNDNGTGVWLPLVYGQNGLTPENGFNSQAEVLVKTRQAADRLGATSMDRPEWTTVRPRIGGFREIEVYCTLTNNSRRGTQPPSSNSPDGTTAADGARPPVNAANPRPSNLYGHIIRWREDGQRVTATTFRWDIFFEAGDSTRPEANLQGNINGDDLSSPDGLWFDDFGRLWVQTDHAGDGVGNLVNIGSNTMSCADPNTRQVRRFLTSPQDCEVTGIHSTPDGRAMFINIQHPGEGSPATNPTLTSNWPYTQGYGPSGRPRSSTVVITRNDGGVIGGL; encoded by the coding sequence GTGAAAGGACGCTTTCATCCCAAGAACGATGTCACGCTAAACCCATCACGTAACGAATCAATTCGTGACGTAATTGATCGTGTTAGCATGAGTCGTCGGAAGTTCATCATGACAGCAGCTGGCGCATCAGCGTTAACAGTGTTAGGTGAAGTTTCTATCGGTGGTTTTCTCCAAACTGTTGAGGCTGCACCAATTCCCAGAGGAACAGGATTTGGTGGCATTGGCTTCAAGAGTGTTCCGCCAAACCTACTCAACCCAGCTACAGAACGTTTGCAAAAAGATTTGGTAACTGTTCCTGAAGGTTACACAGCTAGAGTCTTGATTGCTTGGGGAGACCCAATCATGCCTGGCGCACCCACTTGGTTAGCAGATGCTTCTCAAGATGCAGCGGCTCAGTCAATGCAGTTTGGGATGCACGCTGATGGGATGCACTACTTCCCTCTATCACCAGGGAATGTTGTTGCTCGGACAGTTAGTTCCCAAGCCAGATCATTAAGAAGCTTCTTAAATCAGCCCATCAATAACGGCTTGTTGTGTGTCAACCACGAGTATACCCACGAAGAAATTTTGCATGGTTCAGAAGGTCTGAATCCCATCTCAATTGCAAAAGTGCGGAAGTCTCAAGCTTCTCATGGTGTGTCTGTTGTTGAAATTTTCAAAAACGGCAATACTTGGACTTACAATCGCAATTCTCGCTTTGGTCGCCGGATTACTGGCAACACTGAGATGCGAGTTTCTGGGCCGGCAGCGGGTAGTGCGTTGTTAAAATCCAAGAAGTTTGACATCACCCCAACTGGCTCAATTGAAATTGGCACCAATGACGGTTACACCGCTTACGGTACGCTCAACAACTGCGCCAACGGTTACACACCTTGGGGTACTTATTTGACCTGTGAAGAAAACTGGAACGGTTACTTTGGCCACCAGGATGAGCCTCTAGCTTCAATTCCTGGAATTGATAGCGCGGATATTGCGAATGGACAAAGACGGTATGGCGTTACACGCAACGGATTTGGCTATCGTTGGCATGAACTTGATCCACGCTTCAATAACCGGACAAATCCCCTCGAAACTCATTTATTTGGCTGGGTAGTTGAGATTGATCCTTACGATACTAATCCTGCAACCAACAAACCTGTGAAGCGGACTGCTCTTGGCCGATTCAAGCACGAAAGCGCTCAAGTTGTTGTTGATGACAATAACCGGGTTGCTTTTTACATGGGTGATGATGAACGTAACGAGTATATCTACAAGTTTGTTTGCGCCCAACCTTTAACTCCTGGCAATCCTGCTGCTAACCGCGATTTGATGGATACCGGTGTTCTTTACGTTGCTAAATTCAATGATAATGGCACTGGTGTATGGCTACCTCTGGTTTATGGTCAAAATGGTCTGACACCTGAGAACGGTTTCAATAGCCAAGCTGAAGTTTTGGTTAAGACACGTCAGGCGGCGGATAGACTTGGTGCAACTTCTATGGATAGACCAGAGTGGACAACTGTACGTCCTCGAATTGGTGGATTTAGAGAGATTGAAGTCTACTGCACATTGACCAATAATAGCCGTCGTGGTACACAACCACCTTCTTCCAATAGTCCAGATGGCACAACAGCGGCAGACGGCGCTCGTCCTCCTGTAAATGCTGCTAACCCTCGTCCTAGTAACCTTTACGGTCACATTATTCGCTGGCGTGAAGATGGACAGAGAGTTACAGCCACTACTTTTAGATGGGATATTTTCTTTGAAGCTGGTGACAGTACTAGACCTGAAGCAAATCTTCAAGGCAACATTAATGGTGATGACCTCAGTTCACCGGATGGTTTGTGGTTTGATGATTTCGGTCGTTTATGGGTTCAAACTGACCACGCTGGCGATGGTGTGGGTAATTTGGTGAATATCGGTAGTAACACCATGTCTTGTGCTGACCCCAACACTAGACAGGTTCGACGCTTCCTGACCAGTCCTCAAGATTGTGAAGTAACTGGTATTCACTCTACACCTGATGGTAGAGCGATGTTTATCAATATCCAACACCCAGGTGAAGGTTCACCCGCGACCAATCCCACACTGACTAGCAACTGGCCTTACACTCAAGGCTATGGCCCATCTGGTCGCCCACGTTCATCAACAGTAGTGATTACCCGCAATGACGGTGGCGTTATTGGTGGTTTGTAA
- a CDS encoding PEP-CTERM sorting domain-containing protein, with amino-acid sequence MKSTRNLGIAAIAATISITTIGANPTQAALIKYDFTVDATSGSNPGQYVGNFQYDDDFLTGLGLETIGVENGLRVAFNYLGTNYTEVDDESFDLFPIASFNNGQLLGLSYFVRDQFIIGGDLNTPDVGGNRFYLVNQSVFTTEVGSVTYAKVPEPLTVGGTVIAATLGIWMKRKKKAIVAK; translated from the coding sequence ATGAAATCAACCAGAAACTTAGGCATTGCTGCTATTGCCGCTACTATTTCTATTACTACTATTGGTGCTAACCCAACACAAGCTGCTTTAATTAAATACGATTTCACTGTAGATGCCACATCTGGAAGTAATCCTGGTCAGTACGTTGGTAACTTTCAATATGATGATGATTTTTTAACTGGTTTAGGACTAGAAACAATCGGCGTTGAGAACGGATTAAGAGTGGCATTCAACTACTTGGGTACTAACTATACAGAAGTAGATGATGAATCCTTTGATTTATTTCCTATAGCCAGCTTCAATAATGGTCAGCTTTTGGGACTTAGCTATTTTGTGAGAGATCAGTTTATTATTGGTGGTGATCTGAACACTCCAGATGTAGGAGGAAACAGATTTTACTTGGTTAATCAATCAGTATTTACGACAGAAGTAGGTTCAGTAACTTATGCTAAAGTACCCGAACCATTGACTGTTGGTGGAACTGTGATCGCTGCTACTTTAGGAATATGGATGAAGCGTAAGAAAAAAGCCATAGTCGCCAAATAG
- a CDS encoding hybrid sensor histidine kinase/response regulator, whose amino-acid sequence MANSRQSSFRRILVTRILLLFVPVLLLGEIVALNKARSSLLNTARQNLTESAVLKGEKIVNAIAALKTSVLVTSQTSILRSGSEAEVQDFINQVVKELPTYIECVQLSNLQNGDIIASSCGDKVIREPKLPFLAENLEIQAILPPKAGTTGQRDPENQLQIVLSAPVYSQNGQFKYVFSMQSSLFKHTKNHPGSLAGSTLVIADDGTILAHPIPERISSNIQDYPDAKQLQSIIKNAITGQSNSVNLSFQEGKELVAGYSVISNPIAQQPQQWIILAVTSVDNALFGLEEIKLILIVLTVGLIGATLLASLYLAPYLAAPVEELRDYVLNIHSHHAAQAVPQNFKIREFNQLAQAIDQMFERLKAWAEELEIAWKEAKTANQIKSQFLATTSHELRNPLNIIINCVRLVREDMCDNREEELEFLKRADETAIHLLGIINDLLDISKIEAGKLSVVSVPMDLRQTLLEVINIQSVTVQQKGLQLKITLGDEPIPVKADAAKLRQVLINIIGNATKFTDEGSIAIAATIEQYNSNSQVIVSVTDTGLGIEPTQQHKLFRPFVRIDGASTRKFDGTGLGLAISRNLIELMGGSISLESAGLNQGTTVKIILPLISENGEDMKVTSEDEKTSEVNSNEINAQEDNYQLPLVEKISKS is encoded by the coding sequence ATGGCTAATTCCCGTCAATCGTCATTTAGACGTATTTTAGTAACAAGAATTTTGCTGCTGTTTGTCCCAGTGTTACTACTGGGGGAAATTGTAGCTTTGAATAAAGCCCGTTCTAGCCTACTGAACACTGCCCGTCAAAATCTTACAGAAAGTGCAGTTCTCAAAGGTGAAAAGATAGTTAATGCGATCGCTGCTCTCAAAACCAGTGTACTAGTTACTAGTCAAACATCTATACTGCGATCGGGTTCAGAGGCTGAAGTCCAAGACTTTATCAATCAGGTAGTCAAAGAACTACCAACCTACATTGAGTGTGTGCAATTAAGCAATCTGCAAAACGGCGACATCATTGCTAGTAGTTGTGGTGACAAAGTAATTAGAGAACCGAAGTTGCCTTTTTTGGCTGAAAATCTGGAAATCCAGGCAATATTACCACCCAAGGCAGGTACAACTGGCCAAAGAGATCCCGAAAATCAACTGCAAATAGTACTATCTGCCCCTGTGTACAGTCAAAATGGGCAATTCAAGTATGTTTTCAGTATGCAGTCGTCACTATTCAAGCACACCAAAAATCATCCAGGTTCATTGGCTGGTTCCACATTGGTAATTGCTGACGATGGCACAATCCTCGCACACCCAATTCCAGAAAGGATCAGCAGTAATATTCAAGATTACCCTGATGCCAAGCAATTACAAAGCATTATTAAAAATGCCATCACAGGGCAAAGTAATTCTGTCAACTTATCGTTTCAAGAAGGTAAAGAATTAGTCGCTGGTTACAGTGTGATTAGCAATCCCATCGCTCAACAGCCACAACAATGGATTATTTTAGCTGTGACTAGTGTGGATAATGCACTATTTGGTTTAGAGGAAATTAAATTAATCTTAATTGTCTTGACAGTTGGTTTAATTGGTGCAACTTTGTTGGCATCGCTATATTTGGCTCCTTACTTGGCAGCCCCTGTAGAAGAATTGCGAGATTATGTGCTGAATATTCACAGTCATCATGCAGCCCAAGCAGTCCCGCAAAACTTTAAAATTCGGGAGTTTAACCAACTAGCACAAGCAATAGATCAAATGTTTGAAAGGCTCAAAGCTTGGGCGGAAGAACTAGAAATTGCTTGGAAAGAAGCCAAAACTGCCAACCAAATTAAAAGTCAGTTTTTGGCTACAACTTCTCATGAGTTACGTAACCCCCTGAATATCATTATTAATTGTGTGCGGCTAGTGAGAGAAGATATGTGCGATAACCGCGAAGAGGAACTAGAGTTTCTCAAACGCGCTGACGAAACCGCCATCCATTTACTAGGCATTATTAACGATTTACTGGATATTTCTAAAATTGAAGCGGGTAAACTCTCAGTTGTTTCCGTACCAATGGATTTGCGACAAACTTTGTTAGAGGTAATTAACATCCAATCGGTAACTGTGCAGCAAAAAGGTTTACAGTTGAAAATAACCTTGGGTGATGAGCCGATTCCAGTCAAGGCAGATGCAGCTAAACTGCGGCAAGTATTAATTAATATTATTGGTAATGCCACTAAGTTTACCGATGAAGGCAGTATTGCGATCGCCGCTACCATTGAACAATACAATAGTAATTCTCAAGTCATTGTTTCTGTAACCGACACAGGTTTAGGGATTGAACCTACTCAACAACACAAATTATTTCGCCCCTTTGTCCGAATAGATGGTGCTTCTACACGTAAGTTCGATGGTACAGGATTGGGATTGGCAATTTCTCGCAACTTAATTGAACTGATGGGTGGTAGCATTTCCCTAGAAAGTGCTGGTCTTAATCAAGGCACAACTGTCAAAATTATTTTGCCACTCATCAGCGAAAATGGGGAAGATATGAAAGTTACCTCTGAAGACGAGAAAACCTCAGAGGTAAACTCTAACGAAATAAATGCTCAAGAAGATAATTATCAACTACCATTAGTAGAAAAAATCTCCAAAAGTTGA
- a CDS encoding RibD family protein has product MAQHRPHTTVVLAMSADGKIADFRRSPARFGSGADQSHLEKQIAASDAVLFGAGTLRAYGTTLTVSHPTLLQHRIKEGKTPQPVHIVITQSADFNPEIKFFKQPIPRWLLTTTAGATAWQGRSEFEQILVFETSTGTLDTTAALQYLAYLHITRLVVLGGGQLVASMVHSDLIDELWLTICPLILGGITAPTPVEGQGFLANLAPRLKLLEVEQVEQEVFLHYQVQRH; this is encoded by the coding sequence ATGGCGCAACATCGTCCTCATACCACAGTAGTTTTGGCAATGAGTGCAGATGGCAAAATAGCAGATTTTAGGCGATCGCCTGCTCGATTTGGCTCCGGGGCTGATCAATCACACCTAGAAAAACAAATCGCTGCCTCTGATGCCGTTCTATTTGGTGCTGGCACTCTCCGTGCTTACGGTACGACACTTACCGTATCACATCCAACACTGCTGCAACATCGAATCAAAGAGGGTAAGACCCCTCAACCGGTTCATATAGTCATTACACAATCTGCGGATTTTAATCCGGAAATCAAGTTTTTTAAACAGCCTATCCCACGTTGGTTATTGACAACAACAGCGGGAGCAACTGCTTGGCAAGGACGCTCAGAATTTGAACAGATTTTAGTTTTTGAAACCTCAACAGGAACACTTGACACTACAGCTGCGTTGCAATATCTGGCATATCTACATATAACACGCCTAGTAGTCTTAGGTGGTGGTCAATTAGTAGCTTCTATGGTTCACTCAGATTTAATAGACGAATTATGGTTGACTATTTGCCCATTGATTTTAGGTGGTATTACAGCACCAACACCAGTAGAAGGACAGGGATTTCTAGCTAATTTGGCTCCTCGGCTCAAACTTCTGGAAGTTGAACAAGTTGAGCAAGAAGTCTTTTTACACTATCAGGTGCAACGACATTAA
- a CDS encoding GNAT family N-acetyltransferase, whose translation MVEQLKPRYSVAWINKIAEVPQNAWDALALPLKTPFLEWQWLKNLETSHSATDKTGWLPNHLTLWRDRTLIAAAPFYLKGHSYGEFVFDHQWAELSDRIGVQYYPKLLGMAPFTPAEGYRFLIAPGEDEDEITAMMVHEIDAFCTKHKISGCHFLYVDPEWRPVLERNGFSSWLHHSYIWENLGFNTFDDYLTVFNANQRRNIKRERKAVEKAGLRLQPLTGDEIPKSLFPLMYQFYADTCDKFGWWGSKYLTKQFFEQLHADYRHRVVFFAAYSEQDDRHPVGMSFCLYKDDRLYGRYWGSFQEIDCLHFDACYYAPIEWAIAHNIQLFDPGAGGRHKKRRGFPAAPNYSLHRFYNHRLAQILLPYIREVNQLEQQEIEQINAEMPFRDYL comes from the coding sequence ATGGTGGAACAACTGAAGCCGCGCTATTCTGTTGCTTGGATTAACAAAATTGCTGAAGTACCCCAAAACGCCTGGGATGCTCTAGCACTGCCTTTGAAGACTCCATTTTTAGAGTGGCAATGGTTAAAAAATCTAGAAACTTCTCACAGTGCGACAGATAAAACTGGCTGGTTGCCCAATCACTTAACCCTGTGGCGAGACAGAACCTTAATTGCTGCTGCACCTTTTTATTTAAAAGGACATAGTTACGGTGAATTTGTCTTTGATCATCAATGGGCAGAATTAAGCGATCGCATCGGTGTCCAATATTATCCAAAACTCTTGGGTATGGCTCCCTTTACCCCCGCGGAAGGTTATCGCTTCTTAATTGCACCGGGAGAAGATGAAGATGAAATCACTGCTATGATGGTGCATGAAATTGATGCTTTCTGCACTAAACATAAAATTTCTGGCTGTCACTTTCTCTATGTCGATCCTGAATGGCGGCCTGTTTTAGAACGCAACGGGTTTAGTTCTTGGTTACACCACAGCTACATCTGGGAAAATCTTGGATTTAATACTTTTGATGACTACTTAACAGTGTTCAACGCCAATCAGCGCCGGAATATTAAACGGGAACGCAAAGCTGTAGAGAAGGCGGGTTTACGACTACAACCACTGACTGGTGATGAAATTCCTAAATCTTTGTTTCCGTTGATGTACCAATTCTATGCTGATACTTGTGATAAGTTCGGCTGGTGGGGGAGTAAGTATTTAACAAAGCAATTTTTTGAACAGCTACACGCAGATTATCGCCATCGGGTAGTATTTTTCGCCGCTTACAGCGAACAGGATGATCGCCATCCTGTGGGTATGTCTTTTTGCCTTTATAAAGACGATAGATTATATGGGCGCTATTGGGGGAGTTTTCAAGAAATCGATTGCCTACATTTTGATGCTTGCTATTACGCACCAATTGAGTGGGCGATCGCTCATAATATCCAATTATTCGATCCTGGTGCGGGTGGAAGGCACAAAAAACGGCGCGGATTTCCGGCTGCACCCAATTACAGCCTGCATCGCTTTTACAATCACCGTTTAGCGCAAATTTTACTTCCTTATATTAGAGAAGTGAATCAACTAGAACAGCAGGAAATCGAGCAAATTAATGCGGAAATGCCATTTAGAGACTATTTATAA
- a CDS encoding IS5 family transposase (programmed frameshift) — MARKSYPTDLTDMEWEILAPLIPPAKEGGHPRTTDMREVCNAIYYHLKTGCQWNMLPGDFPPSSTVYNYYRKWQRKGVWEKLNHSLRGQVRLKLGKSTQPSALAADSQSVKTDPKKGDVYGFDGGKKVKGRKRQTLVDSLGLLLKVVVSEANAPERVLAAYALMELLEERPELLEKVEVLWVDSGYDGDKFALCVWLMIQAHVEVIRRTESEFQVLPKRWVVERTFGWFNQYHRLSKDYERLPEMSEAAIYAVMTRIMLRRLVV; from the exons ATGGCGCGAAAGTCTTACCCCACAGACTTAACAGATATGGAGTGGGAAATCCTAGCCCCCTTGATTCCACCAGCGAAAGAAGGAGGACACCCGCGCACAACTGATATGCGGGAGGTATGCAACGCTATCTACTATCACCTGAAGACAGGATGCCAATGGAATATGCTTCCGGGAGACTTCCCGCCCAGCTCAACTGTATACAACTACTACCGCAAATGGCAGCGCAAAGGGGTATGGGAAAAATTAAACCATTCATTACGCGGTCAGGTTCGCTTAAAATTAGGTAAATCAACACAACCCAGCGCCCTCGCCGCAGACAGTCAGTCAGTTAAAACTGACC CAAAAAAGGGGGATGTGTACGGTTTTGATGGCGGTAAAAAGGTAAAAGGGCGAAAGCGACAGACTTTGGTTGATAGCCTGGGATTATTGTTGAAAGTGGTTGTAAGTGAAGCAAATGCCCCAGAGCGAGTGCTTGCTGCCTATGCTTTGATGGAATTGTTAGAGGAGCGTCCTGAATTACTTGAGAAAGTTGAAGTTTTATGGGTTGATTCCGGTTATGACGGTGATAAGTTTGCTCTTTGTGTTTGGTTGATGATCCAAGCTCATGTTGAAGTCATACGGCGTACCGAGTCAGAATTTCAGGTTTTACCGAAACGTTGGGTAGTCGAAAGAACATTTGGGTGGTTTAACCAATATCATCGTCTCAGCAAAGATTATGAGCGCCTACCCGAAATGAGTGAAGCTGCTATATATGCTGTTATGACTCGGATTATGTTGCGTCGTCTTGTCGTCTAA
- a CDS encoding tetratricopeptide repeat protein encodes MYKQHQIRQWYCGFSKIAFHQVINWRNSHLTIISAASVFLVLAAPSVIDLPGSRLLAENVISQDLDAAIFYQKGVTLYNRKDLDGAESAFRQALEHDPNIGMARNYLGNILLRQNRLDVAVQEYSEAIRINPNQSEVYYNLGLVLQRQGQKEAAVTAYRQALVIEPKMAAAQYNLGVVLQELGQPQEAIAAYQQAANLDSGNVSTHFNLAIALQEQGKLEEAIAAYRQVIQLDPKNIVAYNNMAGLLVVQGQATEAITVYRQAIRQNSKDAAAYHNLGITLYNQGELKKANAALKNALNNYRTQGNTEQTAKVEQLMQQITQQIAQLKLQEQQQRQAGKKPAPTENVATPEQPTPATPGTTPSNSSDVPVSLEQSTN; translated from the coding sequence ATGTATAAACAGCATCAAATTCGTCAGTGGTATTGCGGCTTTTCTAAGATAGCGTTTCATCAAGTTATCAATTGGCGGAATTCACATTTAACAATTATCTCAGCGGCCTCGGTGTTTTTGGTGTTAGCTGCGCCATCCGTAATAGATTTACCAGGAAGCAGGTTATTGGCGGAGAATGTCATCTCTCAAGATTTGGATGCAGCGATTTTTTACCAAAAAGGAGTGACACTATATAACCGCAAAGACTTAGACGGTGCAGAATCTGCCTTTCGTCAAGCGTTAGAACATGATCCCAATATTGGGATGGCGCGAAATTACTTGGGGAATATTCTGTTAAGACAAAATCGCCTAGATGTAGCAGTCCAAGAATATAGCGAAGCGATTAGAATAAACCCGAATCAGAGTGAGGTTTATTACAACTTAGGATTAGTATTACAACGACAAGGGCAGAAAGAAGCCGCTGTTACAGCTTATCGCCAAGCTTTAGTCATCGAACCGAAAATGGCCGCCGCCCAGTATAACTTGGGTGTAGTGCTGCAAGAACTAGGGCAACCGCAAGAAGCGATCGCCGCATATCAGCAAGCAGCTAATCTGGATAGTGGTAATGTGAGTACACATTTTAATCTGGCGATCGCTCTCCAAGAGCAAGGAAAATTAGAAGAAGCGATCGCCGCTTATCGTCAAGTTATTCAGCTAGATCCCAAAAATATTGTTGCTTACAATAACATGGCTGGTTTGCTGGTAGTTCAAGGTCAGGCTACCGAAGCAATTACTGTTTATAGGCAAGCAATTCGCCAAAACTCTAAAGATGCTGCCGCATACCATAACTTGGGCATCACTTTATACAATCAAGGTGAACTCAAAAAAGCGAATGCAGCCTTGAAAAATGCGCTGAATAACTACCGCACACAAGGTAACACCGAACAAACTGCCAAAGTTGAACAATTAATGCAGCAAATTACACAGCAAATTGCTCAACTGAAACTACAAGAACAACAGCAACGTCAAGCTGGCAAAAAACCGGCACCGACTGAGAATGTAGCCACACCAGAACAACCCACTCCAGCGACTCCAGGCACAACACCAAGTAATTCCAGTGATGTACCTGTATCTTTAGAACAATCAACTAATTAA
- the hisD gene encoding histidinol dehydrogenase: MQLLKTTDTDFSTAFQALVNNRREATVDVSGTVRGILADVKVRGDAAVKEYTRRFDHFSPESLHLSADFIAAQAAKCPADVRIALELAAERIGSFHQKQLPQDISYTDATGVKLGLNWISLSQVGIYVPGGRASYPSSVLMNALPAKIAGVERIVMTVPMPHGEINPAVLAAAQVAGVTEIYSIGGAQAVAALAYGTETLTPVDKIVGPGNAYVAEAKRQVFGTVGIDSIAGPSEILVVADDQNNPEWIAWDLLSQAEHDPSAQSILITDSEVFAQQVITAVELVLTKLSTQEVATASWQNHGAIIVVSDLAESIPLLNQLAPEHVELCVDNPQLLASQIKCAGSVFLGRYTPEAIGDYLGGPNHVLPTSRSARFASGLSVYDFLKRITYLECNQAALQEIGKAAVTLADAEGLPAHAGSVAIRLQS, from the coding sequence ATGCAGCTACTTAAAACAACTGACACAGATTTTTCCACCGCATTCCAAGCACTTGTCAATAATCGCCGGGAAGCCACGGTTGATGTTAGTGGTACAGTACGCGGCATTTTGGCTGATGTAAAAGTGCGAGGTGATGCCGCAGTTAAGGAATATACTAGACGTTTTGACCATTTCAGCCCAGAATCTTTGCATCTGAGTGCCGATTTTATCGCCGCCCAAGCCGCCAAATGTCCGGCTGATGTGAGAATCGCCTTGGAATTAGCCGCAGAACGCATCGGTAGCTTTCACCAAAAACAACTGCCCCAAGATATTAGTTACACCGACGCAACAGGAGTGAAACTCGGTTTAAATTGGATTTCTCTCTCCCAAGTGGGGATTTATGTCCCCGGTGGACGCGCCAGCTATCCCAGTTCGGTGTTGATGAATGCCCTCCCAGCTAAAATTGCCGGGGTGGAACGCATTGTGATGACAGTACCAATGCCTCATGGGGAAATTAACCCGGCTGTGTTAGCAGCGGCGCAAGTGGCTGGTGTAACGGAAATATATAGTATTGGTGGGGCGCAAGCAGTAGCCGCCCTCGCCTATGGTACAGAAACTCTAACGCCTGTAGATAAAATTGTTGGCCCTGGTAATGCTTATGTTGCGGAAGCCAAGCGTCAGGTATTTGGAACTGTGGGTATTGACAGCATCGCTGGCCCTTCAGAAATTTTGGTGGTGGCTGATGATCAAAATAACCCAGAGTGGATAGCTTGGGATTTATTATCGCAAGCAGAACATGACCCCAGCGCCCAATCAATCTTAATTACTGATTCGGAAGTTTTCGCCCAGCAAGTTATCACAGCAGTTGAATTAGTTCTCACCAAGCTGTCTACTCAAGAGGTAGCAACGGCTAGTTGGCAAAATCATGGGGCAATTATTGTAGTTAGTGATTTGGCAGAAAGTATCCCACTCTTGAATCAATTGGCTCCTGAACACGTCGAGTTATGTGTAGATAACCCGCAATTACTCGCCAGTCAAATTAAATGCGCCGGTAGTGTGTTTTTAGGACGCTACACCCCAGAAGCCATTGGCGATTATTTGGGTGGCCCCAACCATGTATTACCAACTTCCCGTTCGGCGCGGTTTGCTTCTGGGTTGAGTGTGTACGATTTCCTCAAACGCATTACTTATTTAGAATGCAATCAAGCCGCGTTGCAAGAAATTGGTAAAGCTGCGGTGACTTTAGCTGATGCGGAAGGTTTGCCAGCCCATGCTGGGAGTGTGGCTATTCGTTTGCAATCATAA